In the genome of Mesosutterella faecium, the window AGCCAGGCGCCTCATTGTCGATCTTTCCCTAGGAGGAAACGCATGGTCCGCCCCATCCCTTATGAGCTCTACGAGCGCAAAACGCCCCTTCTGGACCGCTTCATCCGCTACGCCCTCATTCCCACCGCCTCCGACCCCGACAGCAGCACCTCGCCCAGCACGGCCAAGCAGCTGCGTCTGGCCCGGCTTCTGCGCAGCGAGCTGCTGGAGCTGGGACTCGCCGACGCAGCACTCTCTCCTTTCGGTGTCGTCTCGGCCACCCTGCCTGCCACGCCGGGCGCGGAGAGGACTCCCGTCCTCGCCCTCATCGCCCACATGGACACCTCGCCCGAGGCCTCGGACGAGGGTCTCCGCCCCCAGGTTGCGGAGCACTGGAGCGGTGAGCCGATAGAGCTTGACCCGCAGGGCCGCGTCATGCTTTCGCCCGCGCTCTTTCCGGAACTTGACGCCCACCGGGGCGAGGACATTCTCTGCACGGACGGGACGACGCTGCTGGGCGCCGACGACAAGGCCGGCATCGCCGCCATCATGGACGCCCTGGACTGGTTCAGGCGCCACCCGCAGCAGCCCCACGCAGCGGTCCGCGTCTTCTTCACCCCCGATGAGGAGATCGGCCGCGGAACCGAACATCTCTCGGTGACTGACATCGGCGCTTCCTACGGATTCACGGTCGACGGCGGCGAAGTGGGAGGGCTCGACAGCGAGACCTTCAATGCGGCCGAGGCCGAAATCACCTTCACGGGCATCTCCGTCCACCCGGGCAGCGCCTGCGGAAAGATGGTGAACGCCGTGAAGCTCGCCTCGC includes:
- the pepT gene encoding peptidase T, which gives rise to MVRPIPYELYERKTPLLDRFIRYALIPTASDPDSSTSPSTAKQLRLARLLRSELLELGLADAALSPFGVVSATLPATPGAERTPVLALIAHMDTSPEASDEGLRPQVAEHWSGEPIELDPQGRVMLSPALFPELDAHRGEDILCTDGTTLLGADDKAGIAAIMDALDWFRRHPQQPHAAVRVFFTPDEEIGRGTEHLSVTDIGASYGFTVDGGEVGGLDSETFNAAEAEITFTGISVHPGSACGKMVNAVKLASRFVLELPQAESPERTKGREGFFHPVSISGTVERAKLRIIIRDHDDQAFEERKSRLRQLAEGFDCGRAPRPDITIRDQYYNMKRYIERRSDVLERARAAIRSTGVEPVELPVRGGTDGAFLSRAGLPCPNLFTGGLNYHGIYECLPVPSLEKAAAAVRSLIARSAS